A single window of Sphingobacterium sp. ML3W DNA harbors:
- the coaBC gene encoding bifunctional phosphopantothenoylcysteine decarboxylase/phosphopantothenate--cysteine ligase CoaBC — protein sequence MSLAEKNIVISVCGSIAAYKIAHLTRLLVKEKANVQIIMTKEAAEFITPLTLSTLSNNPVLIDYFDAKTGEWNNHVQIGLEADLILIAPATANTLGKLANGICDSLLAAVYLSAKCPVFFAPAMDLDMWKHPATQNNIRLLISYGNILIPPGNGSLASGLVGEGRLAEPEEIFDFLINSISKPLPLKGKKALVTAGPTYEAIDPVRFIGNHSSGKMGYALAEQLGKLGADVTLISGPTALKTPENVTRIDITSAQDMLHAVEEYYSKSDIMVMSAAVADYTPTEVATQKIKKNEETFSISLKKTIDILATIGTRKTENQLLIGFALETNNEIENAKGKLARKNLDFIVLNSMQDKGAGFATDTNKITIIDNKGHILEYPLKSKDDVAKDICNLIVHHPILKQK from the coding sequence ATGAGCTTAGCTGAAAAAAATATTGTAATTTCTGTATGCGGCAGTATTGCCGCATACAAAATTGCGCACCTGACTAGGTTATTAGTCAAAGAAAAAGCTAATGTTCAAATCATAATGACAAAAGAAGCTGCAGAATTCATAACGCCTCTTACATTGTCAACTCTTTCTAATAACCCCGTTTTAATCGATTATTTTGATGCTAAAACTGGGGAATGGAATAATCATGTCCAAATTGGACTAGAAGCAGATCTTATTCTTATTGCACCTGCAACGGCAAATACGCTTGGAAAATTAGCTAATGGAATCTGCGACAGCTTACTAGCTGCAGTTTATCTCTCTGCCAAATGCCCCGTGTTTTTTGCTCCCGCGATGGACTTAGACATGTGGAAACATCCCGCTACACAAAACAATATACGACTGTTGATTTCTTACGGTAATATATTAATTCCACCAGGTAATGGATCATTAGCTAGTGGTCTTGTTGGTGAAGGGAGACTTGCAGAACCAGAAGAAATATTCGACTTTTTAATAAATAGCATTTCTAAACCTCTTCCCCTAAAAGGAAAAAAAGCCTTAGTAACTGCTGGACCTACTTATGAAGCAATTGATCCCGTTCGCTTTATAGGCAATCATTCGAGCGGTAAGATGGGCTATGCCCTTGCCGAACAACTTGGCAAGCTAGGTGCTGATGTAACATTAATAAGTGGCCCCACAGCTCTAAAAACACCTGAGAATGTAACTCGCATCGATATCACTTCAGCACAGGATATGCTGCATGCTGTTGAGGAATATTATTCCAAATCAGACATCATGGTCATGAGCGCAGCTGTTGCTGACTACACTCCTACTGAAGTTGCAACGCAGAAGATTAAAAAAAATGAAGAGACATTCTCCATTTCTCTGAAAAAAACAATCGATATTCTTGCTACTATCGGTACAAGGAAAACAGAAAATCAGCTATTGATTGGATTTGCGTTAGAAACAAATAATGAAATTGAAAATGCAAAGGGCAAGTTAGCGCGCAAAAATCTGGACTTCATTGTTTTAAACTCAATGCAGGACAAAGGAGCTGGTTTTGCAACAGATACAAATAAAATAACAATAATCGATAACAAGGGACATATCCTAGAATATCCATTGAAATCCAAAGATGATGTTGCAAAAGATATATGTAATCTTATTGTCCATCACCCTATATTAAAGCAAAAGTAA
- a CDS encoding SRPBCC domain-containing protein yields the protein MKDFKKYYIIPAEPEEIYLALTTDITIRLWTGDLVEINPVVGGEFSMWDGAITGKFIELDQNKKIVQQWFFGDQEADSIVTIKLHEHKKGTSVEINHINIPEEDYDDIIAGWDNPYMSSLLDFYTEDER from the coding sequence ATGAAAGATTTCAAAAAATATTATATTATCCCGGCAGAGCCAGAAGAGATATATTTGGCTTTGACGACAGACATCACTATCCGCCTGTGGACGGGAGATTTAGTAGAAATTAATCCGGTTGTTGGTGGTGAGTTTTCGATGTGGGACGGAGCAATAACAGGCAAGTTTATTGAATTGGATCAAAATAAAAAAATAGTTCAACAATGGTTTTTTGGAGATCAAGAGGCAGATTCTATCGTGACTATCAAACTTCATGAACACAAAAAAGGAACTTCTGTTGAAATAAATCATATCAATATTCCTGAAGAAGATTACGATGATATTATTGCCGGCTGGGACAATCCGTATATGAGTTCACTACTTGATTTTTATACCGAAGACGAGCGCTAA
- a CDS encoding TolC family protein produces MNKFYYLLALLFIPIGTAVSQNILTAQEAVSLAMQNNFDVLLTKNDLAVAKENLTYGNAGLLPSLTANFSQSNSNQNSKQTQVSGEVRELDNAKNNSMNYGVSLGWTIFDGFGMFARYDKLNELKARGEIELQSVIISTVGDVLNMYYTIVLEENLLNTIDSSIMISTDRLKTAENRFQIGKASKLEVLNVQVNLNSDESLRLKKIETIRNLKTELNRLMARDLNNDFQVEEQFHFNENLKMDDLLIQASSQNLELQLIKLDKRIAELELKDVKSRRLPIVRLNSGYNFSSSESSLGFVSQSSARGLTYGVTASFNIFDGFNQRRIERIAKIGVEKAGIQIERSKALVDASIVKAYQSYMTNISLAKLEDKNERIAKQNLGITLDKYKIGTISAVEFRDAQENYVNAMSRLKEANYLAKLSEIGLKELVGNLDL; encoded by the coding sequence ATGAATAAGTTTTATTATCTATTAGCATTGCTTTTTATACCGATTGGTACTGCAGTGTCCCAAAATATATTAACAGCTCAAGAGGCTGTTTCACTTGCGATGCAAAATAATTTTGATGTTTTATTAACAAAAAACGATCTTGCAGTTGCAAAGGAAAATCTTACCTATGGGAATGCGGGCCTGTTACCAAGTCTAACCGCTAATTTTAGTCAAAGCAATAGTAATCAAAATTCTAAGCAGACACAGGTTTCAGGAGAAGTGAGGGAGCTGGATAATGCCAAAAATAACAGTATGAACTATGGCGTAAGCTTAGGTTGGACCATTTTCGATGGTTTTGGGATGTTTGCGCGCTATGATAAATTAAACGAGTTGAAAGCTCGAGGTGAAATTGAGTTGCAATCGGTTATCATAAGTACAGTGGGCGATGTGCTAAACATGTACTATACGATTGTTCTTGAGGAAAATCTGCTCAATACCATTGATTCTTCCATCATGATTTCCACTGATAGATTGAAAACTGCAGAAAATCGCTTTCAGATTGGAAAAGCGTCGAAACTGGAGGTTCTTAATGTACAAGTTAATCTGAATTCGGATGAATCTTTAAGGTTAAAAAAAATAGAAACAATTCGTAATTTAAAAACAGAACTGAATCGTTTGATGGCACGTGATCTAAATAATGATTTTCAGGTGGAAGAGCAATTTCATTTTAATGAAAACCTAAAGATGGATGATTTATTAATTCAAGCGTCCAGCCAAAACCTTGAGCTGCAGTTAATAAAATTAGATAAGCGAATTGCCGAATTAGAACTTAAAGATGTAAAATCTAGGCGATTGCCCATTGTCAGATTAAATTCAGGATATAATTTTTCATCCTCTGAATCTAGTTTGGGTTTTGTTTCTCAATCGAGTGCAAGAGGGCTTACGTATGGTGTGACTGCTTCCTTTAATATTTTCGATGGTTTCAATCAACGTAGAATTGAAAGGATAGCTAAGATAGGTGTAGAGAAGGCCGGAATTCAGATTGAAAGAAGCAAAGCATTGGTCGATGCATCTATTGTAAAGGCTTACCAAAGTTATATGACCAATATCAGTTTAGCAAAACTTGAAGATAAGAATGAGAGAATTGCTAAGCAGAATTTAGGGATAACATTAGACAAGTATAAAATTGGCACAATCAGCGCAGTAGAATTTAGAGATGCACAGGAGAATTATGTGAATGCAATGAGCCGTTTGAAAGAGGCTAATTACCTTGCTAAGTTGTCAGAAATTGGTTTAAAAGAATTGGTTGGCAATCTTGATCTATAA
- a CDS encoding efflux RND transporter permease subunit, with amino-acid sequence MSLSTTSIKRPVLTIVLNLMLILFGIIGYSYLGVREFPSIDPAQISVRTSYAGANADIIESQITEPLEKSINSIDGIRNISSSSNQGTSNITVEFNLGKNLEEAANDVRDKVSQALRSLPQDIDAAPVVSKADADSEPIITMTVQSSERNILELSDYAENSISQRLQTIPGVSSVQIWGQKKFAMRLWLDPVKLNSYGVTVLDVRSALDLQNVELPSGKLTGSNTELTVKTIGNLATEDEFNNIIIKSTGNSIIRLSDVGNAALEAENFETKMSDSGLPMISMAVIPQPGTNYLEIAKNFYKEFDQLKKDLPEGIVMKIAMDNTLFVKRAVLEVAETLLISVVLVVLIIFLFFRNWSIAFRPLIDIPVSLIATFFVMYLCGFSINVLTLLAIVLATGLVVDDGIVVTENIFKKVEEGMSPIQAAIKGSNEIFFAVISISITLAAVFLPVVFLEGFVGRLFREFGIVIGAAVLISAFVSLTLTPMLNAYLMKGGEQKKTKFYNRTEPYFVALTTGYANSLVKFLKKKWLSFPIILACFGLIYLFFNLLPKETAPYDDRSYLSLRVTAPEGVSYDYMDRFMTELTTLVNDSVPEKDVSLVITSPGFGSAAANSGMIRLGLVQQDKRDRTQAEIAHDLSRLTRSSSEAKVSITEQPTISVNRRGGLPVQYIIQAPNFQKLQEKIPEFMEAVDDDPTFSISDVNLKFNKPEVYVNIDREKALSLGVSILDVAQTLQMSLSGQRFGYFMMNGRQYQVIGQFDKKDTGTPLDLASIFVKNKDGKLIQLDNIVKIEERSSPPQLYHNNRYMSATVSAGLAPGKSLGEGIEAMDRIKEKVLDETFTTDLGGESRDFKESGSNTMFAFGLALLLIYLILAAQFESFIDPLVIIITVPLAVAGALFSLWLFGQSWNIFSQIGTIMLIGLVTKNGILIVEFANQLREEGKSKYNAIIEASAGRLRPILMTSLAIALGALPIALSFGAASTSRIGMGVVIVGGTLFSLVLTLFVIPAIYLMWSRVKNINPELSNIEE; translated from the coding sequence ATGAGTTTATCTACCACAAGTATTAAACGTCCTGTACTAACAATTGTTCTGAATTTGATGCTTATCTTATTCGGGATTATTGGCTATAGCTACTTGGGCGTACGTGAATTTCCTTCTATTGATCCTGCTCAAATTTCTGTAAGAACGAGCTATGCAGGGGCTAATGCGGATATTATCGAATCGCAGATTACAGAACCACTAGAGAAATCAATCAACTCTATTGATGGTATCAGAAATATCTCTTCCTCCAGTAATCAAGGAACGAGTAACATTACAGTGGAATTCAATTTAGGAAAGAATTTAGAGGAGGCAGCGAACGATGTGCGTGATAAAGTCTCACAAGCATTGAGAAGTTTACCTCAAGATATTGATGCTGCTCCCGTGGTATCAAAAGCGGATGCTGATTCTGAACCGATTATTACCATGACTGTCCAGAGTTCGGAACGGAATATTTTGGAGCTTTCAGATTATGCTGAAAATTCTATTTCACAAAGACTTCAAACGATTCCGGGAGTGAGTTCCGTACAGATTTGGGGGCAAAAGAAGTTCGCAATGCGTCTCTGGTTAGACCCTGTGAAATTGAACTCCTATGGTGTAACTGTTTTGGATGTCAGATCAGCCTTGGATCTTCAGAATGTGGAATTGCCATCGGGTAAATTAACGGGATCTAATACTGAATTAACAGTGAAGACCATTGGAAATTTGGCTACAGAAGATGAATTTAACAATATCATCATTAAATCTACTGGGAATAGTATTATTCGATTAAGCGATGTAGGAAACGCTGCCTTAGAAGCCGAAAACTTTGAAACGAAGATGTCAGATTCGGGGCTTCCTATGATCAGTATGGCTGTGATCCCACAACCAGGCACCAATTATTTGGAAATTGCAAAAAATTTCTACAAAGAGTTTGATCAACTTAAAAAGGATTTACCCGAGGGTATTGTCATGAAAATTGCCATGGATAATACCCTTTTTGTGAAACGTGCAGTTTTAGAGGTTGCTGAGACCTTATTGATTTCTGTTGTGTTGGTTGTGTTGATTATTTTTCTATTCTTTAGAAATTGGTCGATTGCTTTTCGTCCACTAATCGATATACCTGTATCGTTGATAGCGACGTTTTTTGTTATGTATCTATGTGGTTTTTCAATCAATGTACTGACCTTATTAGCAATCGTGCTGGCAACAGGTTTAGTTGTTGATGACGGTATTGTAGTAACAGAAAATATATTTAAAAAGGTAGAAGAGGGAATGTCTCCGATTCAGGCCGCTATTAAAGGTTCTAATGAGATTTTCTTTGCAGTAATCTCTATATCGATTACTTTGGCAGCGGTATTCCTTCCTGTTGTATTTTTGGAAGGTTTTGTAGGCCGTCTTTTTAGGGAGTTTGGAATTGTTATTGGAGCAGCTGTACTTATTTCAGCTTTTGTTTCATTGACATTGACGCCCATGTTAAATGCCTATTTAATGAAAGGTGGGGAACAGAAAAAAACTAAATTTTATAATAGAACGGAACCATATTTTGTAGCATTGACAACTGGATATGCCAATTCATTGGTTAAATTTTTGAAAAAAAAATGGCTTAGTTTTCCTATTATCTTGGCCTGCTTTGGTTTGATTTATTTGTTTTTTAATCTATTACCAAAAGAAACCGCTCCTTATGATGACCGCAGTTATTTATCATTGCGTGTTACTGCTCCAGAAGGTGTTTCATACGATTATATGGATCGGTTTATGACTGAATTGACGACACTTGTTAATGATTCGGTTCCAGAAAAAGATGTCAGCTTGGTTATTACTTCCCCGGGATTCGGTTCTGCGGCTGCTAATAGCGGGATGATTCGTCTCGGACTTGTACAGCAGGATAAACGGGATCGTACCCAAGCTGAAATAGCACATGATTTATCTAGATTGACAAGATCATCTTCAGAAGCGAAGGTTTCTATAACTGAACAACCGACAATTTCAGTGAATAGACGTGGAGGCTTACCGGTTCAATATATTATACAGGCACCCAATTTTCAGAAATTACAAGAAAAAATTCCGGAATTCATGGAAGCAGTGGATGATGACCCAACATTTTCAATTAGTGATGTAAATTTGAAATTTAATAAGCCTGAGGTATATGTCAATATAGATCGGGAGAAGGCATTAAGCCTGGGTGTCTCAATTTTGGATGTTGCTCAGACTTTACAAATGTCATTATCTGGACAACGATTTGGCTATTTTATGATGAATGGCCGTCAGTATCAAGTCATAGGTCAATTTGATAAAAAAGATACAGGAACCCCTCTGGACCTTGCTTCTATTTTCGTTAAGAACAAAGATGGTAAGTTAATCCAGTTAGATAATATCGTGAAAATTGAAGAACGAAGCAGTCCTCCACAGTTATATCATAATAATCGGTATATGTCTGCAACTGTTTCGGCAGGATTAGCTCCTGGTAAAAGTCTGGGTGAAGGAATAGAAGCAATGGATCGTATAAAAGAAAAAGTTCTGGATGAGACTTTCACAACGGATCTGGGTGGTGAATCTAGGGACTTTAAAGAAAGTGGCTCGAATACCATGTTTGCCTTTGGATTAGCTTTGTTGTTGATCTATCTTATTTTGGCGGCACAATTCGAAAGCTTTATCGACCCATTGGTTATTATTATTACAGTACCATTGGCTGTCGCAGGGGCTTTGTTCTCCCTGTGGTTGTTTGGTCAATCTTGGAATATCTTTAGTCAAATAGGAACGATTATGTTGATTGGATTGGTAACAAAGAATGGTATTTTGATTGTAGAATTTGCTAATCAATTGCGTGAAGAAGGTAAATCGAAATATAATGCAATTATTGAGGCTTCTGCTGGTCGCTTAAGGCCGATTCTAATGACTTCTTTAGCGATTGCACTCGGAGCACTGCCGATTGCATTATCGTTCGGTGCGGCGTCTACAAGTCGTATAGGAATGGGTGTTGTGATTGTGGGAGGTACGTTGTTCTCCCTTGTTTTAACTTTGTTTGTTATTCCTGCGATTTATCTGATGTGGTCTAGAGTAAAAAATATAAATCCTGAATTGTCGAATATTGAAGAATAA
- a CDS encoding efflux RND transporter periplasmic adaptor subunit, whose translation MKIKYIIIGLLVVLFGYLIWQRILTNREKSSKPTTAKGKENVMSVYGAVIHAESFADNLNLTGTIEPDEQVEIRSEVSGLIAELNFSEGSHVNKDAVLVKMVASDLLAQLEQAKTRMQLTSENERRAKLLLEKEAISQEEYDIASAEYRTAKSQIVYIEAQLSKTYIRAPFSGTIGLRSVSKGAYITPTTNIARLVKSDRIKLSFAIPEKYVNRVSVGKTVSFTIPESKEVFYAKVFAIDPAVDLNTRTLLIKAMADNVGNKFVPGVFANVVLPLESINDALMVPSEALIPIQNGKKIFVMKAGRAREVLVETGGRTKDKVNVLSGLTHGDTVLTTGIMSLKDDVKVKVTLR comes from the coding sequence ATGAAAATTAAATATATTATCATTGGACTGTTGGTTGTTTTATTTGGCTACTTAATTTGGCAACGAATTTTAACAAATAGGGAGAAAAGCAGTAAACCAACTACTGCCAAAGGGAAAGAAAATGTAATGTCTGTTTACGGTGCTGTTATACATGCTGAATCATTTGCCGATAATTTGAATTTAACGGGAACAATTGAACCTGATGAGCAAGTTGAAATTAGGTCTGAAGTGTCTGGTTTAATTGCTGAATTGAATTTTTCTGAAGGGAGTCATGTAAATAAAGATGCTGTTTTGGTGAAAATGGTGGCATCAGATCTATTAGCCCAATTGGAACAAGCAAAAACGAGAATGCAACTAACCTCTGAAAATGAGAGAAGGGCAAAATTACTGTTGGAAAAGGAAGCCATCAGTCAGGAGGAATATGATATCGCTAGTGCTGAGTATAGAACAGCTAAATCGCAAATCGTATATATTGAAGCACAGCTGTCCAAAACATATATAAGAGCTCCATTTTCGGGAACTATTGGCCTGCGTTCTGTTTCTAAGGGCGCATATATTACACCTACTACAAATATTGCCAGATTAGTAAAATCAGATCGTATAAAGCTTTCATTTGCTATACCGGAAAAATATGTCAACCGCGTTTCAGTGGGTAAGACAGTTTCATTTACTATTCCTGAAAGCAAAGAAGTATTTTACGCGAAAGTATTTGCAATAGATCCAGCAGTTGATTTGAACACGAGGACCTTATTGATAAAAGCTATGGCTGATAATGTTGGTAATAAATTTGTTCCAGGAGTATTTGCTAATGTTGTTTTACCTTTGGAAAGCATAAATGATGCTTTAATGGTTCCTTCAGAAGCACTGATACCGATACAAAATGGTAAAAAGATTTTCGTAATGAAAGCTGGAAGGGCTAGGGAGGTGCTCGTGGAAACAGGGGGGAGAACAAAGGATAAGGTTAATGTTTTATCCGGATTAACGCATGGTGATACGGTGTTGACAACAGGTATTATGTCTTTGAAAGATGATGTTAAGGTGAAGGTTACATTACGTTAG